From the genome of Streptomyces sp. SID8374:
GGATCACGGAGCTGTCCCTGCCGCCCTCCACCCGGGGCTGGCGGGTCTCCGTCACCGGCCGGGGCGCCCGTGCCCTCGGCAAGGCGCCGCACGGGGGGCGGCTGACCGTGCCGGCGTGGCCGGGGGCGGAGGTGGTGGTCACCGTGCGGGAGGCTGGCCCGTATGGACGAACTGACCGCCCCTGAAGGGTTCCTGCTGCGCCCCTGGCTCCCCGCCGACGCCTCCGCCGTACTCCGCGCCTTCGCCCCGGCCGAGATGGACCGCCAGAGCGACCGGCCCGTCGCCGACCGGGCCGGGGCGCTGGCCTGGATCGCGGACCGTACGCGGGAGAGGGGGGCCCGGACCGGCTACTCCTGGGCAGTGGTGGGGGAGGAGGGCGAGGCGCTAGGCTGTGTGGCCGTCCGTGCCGTCAACCTGGCCCATGGCACCGGCTGGGTCTCCTACTGGACCACCGAGGCGGCGCGCGGCCGGGGCGTTGCCCCCGCCGGGGTGCGGGCGCTGGCGCGGTGGGCGTTCGGCGAGCTCGGGCTGTACCGGCTGGAGCTGGGCCACCGGACCGACAACCCCGCCTCCTGCCGGGTCGCCGTACGGGCCGGGTTCGCGCCCGAAGGGATCGAGAGGGCCAAGCTGCGCTACGGCGACCAGCGGTACGACGTGGAGCGGCATGCCCGGCTCGCGGACGATGGTGTCAACTTTGATTGACGACTGAGTGGTGTCAATGTACGTTGACGCCATGACCGAAGCAACGGATCTGGCCGCACGCGCCGGTGACCGCGACCCGCGCGTCGGGCTGCGGGCGGTGGCAGCGCTGCGGCGGCTGCTGGAGCAGCTCGAAGCCGTACAGGTACGCAGTGCCCGCGTCCAGGGCTGGTCGTGGCAGGAGATCGCCGCCGAGCTGGGTGTCAGCCGGCAGGCCGTACACAAGAAGTACGGGAGGCGCTGATGTTCGAACGGTTCACCCATGGGGCCCGCGCGACCGTGAAGGGAGCCGTGGCGCAGGCGGAGCGCGTCGGGGCCGGGTCGGTCACCGAGGAACACCTGCTCCTCGCCCTGCTGGAACAGGAGGGCAGCCGGGCTTCCTTCGCCCTCGCCGCCCTCGGGCTGAGCGCCCGCCGCGCCTCCCTCGACGCCTCCTTCGCCGAGGCCCGCCGCCGGGGCGGGCTCACCAAGGCCGACACCGAGGCCCTCGCGGGGATCGGGATCGACGTCGACACCGTGGTGGGCCGGGTGGAGGGAGCACACGGCGAGGGCGCTCTCGCCGCCGGTCGGAGCGGCCGCCGCTGGTGGTCGGGGCACCGCCCCTTCACCC
Proteins encoded in this window:
- a CDS encoding sigma factor-like helix-turn-helix DNA-binding protein, which gives rise to MTEATDLAARAGDRDPRVGLRAVAALRRLLEQLEAVQVRSARVQGWSWQEIAAELGVSRQAVHKKYGRR
- a CDS encoding GNAT family N-acetyltransferase; the encoded protein is MDELTAPEGFLLRPWLPADASAVLRAFAPAEMDRQSDRPVADRAGALAWIADRTRERGARTGYSWAVVGEEGEALGCVAVRAVNLAHGTGWVSYWTTEAARGRGVAPAGVRALARWAFGELGLYRLELGHRTDNPASCRVAVRAGFAPEGIERAKLRYGDQRYDVERHARLADDGVNFD
- a CDS encoding Clp protease N-terminal domain-containing protein, with amino-acid sequence MFERFTHGARATVKGAVAQAERVGAGSVTEEHLLLALLEQEGSRASFALAALGLSARRASLDASFAEARRRGGLTKADTEALAGIGIDVDTVVGRVEGAHGEGALAAGRSGRRWWSGHRPFTPGAKTILEKSLRVALGRGDRFIGEEHLLLALTATPGTVADVLAEHGATHATVHRALYGPEAEGQGYAEAG